GCTGCTTAACATTCCGCCACCCCCCAACATCAAAGCCCCTTCCCCGCCACCTCCGGAAACCTGGGCCCACAACAGACACACCTTCGAACTGCTGTGCGGTCCTTGCCCCAACGTCAACAGGCTAGCACAGCTCCAGAGGCAACAGGAACTGAAAGATGAAGCTGACATCATTATTAAGCAAAAGCAGGAACCTCAAATTGAAGCTAGCAAAGAGTCTCAAGGCTCAGATGAAAAGCAGGCTACCGTAGAGGAAGTCACTTTGATGAAATCAGAAAGCAAATACATTGTTTCGAAAGAAGAAACTGAGCCTACGCTGGAGCAGGTGTCTGAGGTATCCGATCGTGTTAGTCAGGGAGTCGAGAGCACAGAAAGTCAAACGAAAGAAAAAGTAAGTCCGGAGATGATCGCAGAGAGGGTAGAGGCAAGTGTAAAGgtccagaaccagaaccaaaaccagcagcagaatagtagtagtattgtacaGGTCAAGGATCAAGAAGAGAGTCTGGAGACACAAGTTAGTTTAGCGACGATTCCAAAGAAGGAACCCCCTCCTGTCATGAAGAAAAGTACTCGTAGAAAAGAACCTGTAGTTCAAGTAACAACAGACATTCAACAAAAGTCGCCATTTGATGAGGTCACAGTAGAGGAGAAGGTAGAATCTCCCAGCGAGAGTGAGAAGTGTTCCCTACAGGCGGAGGTAGAGGTGGTAGCTAAGGAAGTTGAGGTTGAGGTAGTTGCTAAGGAAGTTAAGGTAGTTGCTAAGGAAGTTGAGGTAGTTGCTAAGGAAGTTAAAGTAGTAACAAAGGAGGTTGAAGGTCAGAGTGCTACTGAAAACACTACAGAGGAAAGTCCCACTAAACCAGAGGCATTTACACAGACCCTTGCCATGGAGCCTCCCAAAGTGGACAGGGTCTCTCCTCCAGCATCTCCTCCCCCTGCCCAccatcctcctccacccccttctAAGGCACCTCCCTCCTTAGTGTCCACTCCCCCACCCGAGGTAGAGGAGGAGTGTGAGGAAGAGATTCCCATAGTAGAGCCCTGCtggccccctccacctccaccagagGAGCCAGCAGATTCAGTCTTTGATGAGCCAGATGAGATGGActttccacctcctccccctcccttcatGACGGAGAGCTTGCCAGATGTAGTGGAGAGCTGTAACACAGTCACTGATGTCCAGGAGGCGTCCATTGTGGCTCTGGATGTGGAGGAGGTTACGGAAACTGTGAATGGAGCAACTGTGGCTGGGGCAACTGTGAATGGGGAAACTGCAGATCTGTCACCCATTCCGGCTCAAATGGAGATGAAGGAGGATAGACCTGAAGAGGTGATTCTGAATTCTAATGCTGTTCCAACTGATGAAACCAGCTCTGAGGTATCTGAATCAGCTGAGCTCCAAGCAATTCCCGCAAATGAGTCAACTGTTGTTTCTCCAGTTCAGCAATATAAGAAAGAGGCAGAGGTCAAGCAATCTGCCCAGCAGTCAATCACAATGCAGGAAGCCATAACTCAACCAACAGAAACTTATCCTCAGTCACATGAAGTCCTGGCTCTATCAGAGGgtgtccctccctcactccagGAGGCTCCTCCCCCACCACCAATGAAAACAGCCTTGTTGCCCCCCTCAagtatctctcctccatctcttatCAGtgtccccctcccttcccctgtaCAATTTGAAGATCCGATGCACTCTGAGCCTGCTGTGAGTGCCCCCATTCCACCCCCCGTCAATGTCccaccccttctccccctcccattTGAGAACCAACCACCTGCCAGGAGACAGCTCAGCTTGGtgaacagagagaccaggagCACAGAGCATCTGTCTAGGCACAACAGTGCCCCCATTCCCAAAGAAGACGCCAACATTCCACTGGTCACACCCTCTCTGCTTCAAATGGTACGTCTCAGATCGGTCAACGTCAGTGAAGACCAGATGAAAACGCCTTCAGACAACGACAATAATTACAACAAGGGGAATCCACCTGCTCACGATCAGAGTCTAATCCCAACCCAAACCCCTGGATCCCAGAACACAACACCCCAAAAACCAATCCGGAAATCCCCAGCTATAAAATCCACACCTCTGTCATTGAAATCATCAACACCGTCGATCATCGCCCCCTCGATGCGCTTGCAGGAAGCTATCCGCATGAAGACAGCGGCCATGTCTTCCAGAGATGGTCTTCTAACGCGCTTTAGAATGCCATCCTCCACCTCATTCCCCAGTAGCAGTGGTGGTGAATATGAGATGTTATCCCCAATGTCACCAGAAGGGGGCGACATGCTAAAGTCCCCCGCTTCCACTGCTAGCTTCATCTTCTCCAGGAGCTCAAAGAAGGTCGTTATAGAAACGCCTGTCGCCTCTTCCTCCCCCGAGATGCAGGCGAGCCTTCAAAAGAACCTAGCCGCCGTGCTCATGAAGGTTTCCGACCAATCGACGGCTTCCACGGTCACTAACGGCAACGCTGGAAGAACCGGGATTCCGAGGAGGGTTCCACCACCCGTGGCTAAGAAACCAGTTCTTCCAGCGTTGCAGTTAGCGACCTTGGAGAAGACTGTTTTTTCTATAGTGACACGTGGTTCTCAGAGTGAGAGGAGCACTCCGTCACCAAGGGGAACAGAAGCTAACGAGGAGACAGAGACGGTGCGACCTGCGGGCCAGAAAGCACTGACAGAGGACCACAATACAGCAAGTAAGAACACCAAACACAACACCGAGAATACGATTGACATTTTAAGTCAAATATAagtcgttttttatttttttatgttgatAGTGCATGGAATTGAGCGTGGTTTTGATGTTTCACTGAATTATTTCACTGAAAAATCAATTATTTTGAGGCACAATGTGCTTATTAAATCTGTGGACAACATCAACCACAACATGTCTTTCCCCAACCATAGACATGACAGTAGCCGTTAGCAATACCACCATGCTGAAGAATGCTTAGCAATGTAGCATTGACACCCACACAGATGTTGCCCTACAGCTGCATAGCATTGCACGGCAACTTGAGCTCACCTTGCTAATGAAAGAAAATGACATTCCACTCACAATAGAACCCCGTCTAAATTCTGTTTCCCGGGGGAAATATTCACTACTAGCCCAACCGACGCTAATGGTGTTACACCCACGATAAAGTAACCAATCGAATTAGCCCACAGAATGCTCCTTGTTTATGATATAGTGTAACTGTAACATTTGTCATTCTGTCTGCGTCTCAGATGGCAACCTATTCCCACCTTCTGAGTGTAACTGCTTCCTACTGTTTTCTAGGTAAAATGGAGACGTCTAGCATTGCAGAAGCACCGATGCCCTTGTGAAAAAAAAGACTGCTTTGTGTGGACTGAACTTTTGTGGATTGGGACTAAGACGGAGGAACAAAGCAACGACTGCaagacccagagagacagagacagagagagagagagagagagagagagagagagagagagagagagagagacagaaagacagagagacagagagagagagagagagagagacagaaagacagagagacagagagacagagagagagagagagaaagagagaaagagagcgagctaTGGAGAGCGACAGAGATAATCAAAACAGTATTCACTTAAGAAGTCAACTCAGTTAAAATATGTGAACGCTTCTCCAAAAGCCTTCATATTTATGCAAACAATGGGGTTGGTCCCCATTTCTTCGATAATAAAGCTTCCCTTTTGGAGTATCTAAACCATAGAGCTCTAGGCCTCTATTCAGTCTGTAaagctgaagcgttacagattctgCTAAatcaatttaaaggtaatttccgatttgAGCCGACACGTGCAGCGTTTACCGTCAATGCAGTCTCCCCTAATTAGgaacattgccttttaaatttCAATTACGACGCAAAGCTGAACTTCGGCGATGCAGATTGAATAGAGTTTAGTCTGCTTTGGCAAACTGCAAACAGTGCCCCCTTCAGGGCGAATGTTGTACTGCGGCTGGATTTTGTAAATGCAGTACAAGAAGCTGTGCTTGTAGTAGACCACCATCTAGAGGTTAGAAAAGGTAGCAGTCACTGCAGATGAGAAAGAAAACCTAGAGGACAAATAATATACGAAGAAAAAAATACTAGAGGGAGgagaacaaaaaaaaatctaatattaTTGGGACTTTCTAAGGTGTTTGAAGCTTTCTCTAGTAATTTTTTCTTCATTTGACATAGTCTTTTTTTGAGTCAAACAATCATCGAATTGTCTTATTTCCAGAAGGAATGTCAGATTCTGAAATCTTTAGATCTTATCAATCAGtgaatcaaccaatcaatgtgttctttttttttaaatctttttgATCAGcataaataaatgtttatttttatttttaattaaacTGCAAATTAGTTTGTGAATACGGAGGCTTTAGGTAGTGTGCCTCAAAGAAAAAAGGGATGCTGTATATTTAAAAGGCCATTTATATATTAGACCTACTGTCAAATTCTGAAAGCACTTTGTAAACTAATGAATCTGTTCTAGGTGCAGAAAAGGTTAATCCCACTGGAACTGACATTCAACGAAATTAAACTGCTTTCAAATTCTAACactccaaatggcaacctattccctgcatagtgcactactttagaccagagccctatagaaccctattccctgcatagtgcactactttagaccagagtcctatagaaccctattccctgcatagtgcactactttagaccagagccctatagaaccctattccctgcatagtgcactactttagaccagagccctatagaaccctattccttatatagtgcactaccttagaccagagaatagggttccGTTTGGGAGGAATCCCCAGGAAGAGAACCCACTGTGTCCTTATAGTTACGAGACACCATTCCCATGCATTCAAAGACAATATGTATGGGTGTTCTCCCTGTTACCATggatttgtgttgttgttgttttaatgtGTGTCTTTAAGTTCCTTTTAAACAACCTTCCTTATAAATACTGTATCGGCATCATTAACATCGCCACGTTTACAACCAAATATTCAAGCTTGGTTTGAGTTCAACTGTTTCCTCAAAAATGGTTTGTTCTATTTTTAATACGATTTTACAGAGTCAGTTTTATTCCATCAAATCCACAAGTACTGTACTAAATATGTCTCCTGATAGTACTACAGATacaaggcaccctattccctacatagtgcactactttagaccagaactctattccctacatagtacactactttagaccagagccctatagaactctattccctacatagtgcactactttagaccagagccctattccctacatagtgcactactttagaccagagccctattccctacatagtgcactactttagaccagagccctatggaaccctattccctatatatagtgcactactttagaccagagccctattccctacatagtgcactactttagaccagagccctatggagccctattccctatatagtggtactactttagaccagaactctattccctacatagtgcactactttagaccagagccctatggagccctattccctatatagtggtactactttagaccagaactctattccctacatagtgcactactttagaccagagccctatggagccctattccctatatagtggtactagtttagaccagaactctattccctacatagtgcactactttagaccagaactctattccctacacagtgcactactaaGGACCTGTACAACTGAAACACTATATAGGTATCAGGGGACCTATGAGACCGAGTAGAGATAAATGGCCAATAGTAAACACTAAAGAGAGAGGGTTGTGTATCTTTCGCTGACTAAAGGGCTGGACTCTATCCACTCTGAAGTTCAGCGTTACAGCGTTTAAAGATTTACATTTATAATAGATTTAAATGTCAAGGTAATGTTAGCGGCGATTAGCGGCGACTGCGTTCACAGTAAACGGCGCGTGTTAACGGCGCGTGTTATCGGCGCGTGTTAACGGCGCGTGTTATCGGCCGTATCGGAAATGACCTTCACATTTGTATCACTCAATCTGTTACGCGTCGGGCTTTAGACACTGAAATGAGCCTTTAGTTCACACGTGATTGTTTgtttcttctttaaaaaaaagcagAAAATAAAGTATTTTAAACATTTACTGTATATTCCTACTTTCACATTGTTTGAAGTAGCCTAGGGGTATCTGGCCCGAATGGAACtctaaatccctatatagtgcacttctattgaccagggctcatagggcgcaatttgggacacaccctCAGTCTTTCCACAGTGACAAGACATGTTGGTAAATCATCGGCTCAACAAACCGGCCCTTGTCCAGCAAATGTTTTTATCATGGAACTAATTATTCTCTTTTGACTCTCTGCACACGACACACGTCTTATTGTCATGGAAACGGCTAACATTTTGTTgattcaaataaagaaaaaaaaagtgatttACTTTGTTATGAAAAGATTATAAAAAAATGCATTTCAAATCACATATTAGTTTGTGTTTTTTCAGTTGGGTGACTGTGTGGAAATGCCAAACCACTGGTTTAAATGATTTAAGTGATATAGAACTGGTTTAAATGATTTAAGTGATATAGAACTGGTTTAAATGATTTAAGTGATATAGAACTGGTTTAAATTATATAGAACTGGTTTAAATTGTTTAAGTGATAtagaactgtttttttttttaaccatacCTATCATCATTCAGGCAGGATGTAAATTCATACTAAGTAACCCTCCCCTTATACACTTGGTTTAAGCTTTCACTGTCAATACAAAATCAAAAAAATGTGTTCACAGCATCAGCATTTCAAACACATCTCACAACACATTGTTGGGGGCAGATCTTTTTCACGGTCTGGCCATGACTGGAGTCCAGAGGACACTGCAGAAGGAAGACAACCACTGAATTCAACCGGTTTATTTCATTTccatatgatgatgatgatgatgatgatgatgatgacataaGAGTAATGGCAGCGTTTCCACAGGAAAGGACCGGTATAACCTGCCGATTCAACCGTTATCACATCCCACTAGCATTCTCATCCCAACGCAATAGATTTCGGCACTAAAGGATAGGTCCTAGGTGGATGATCTAAGACATGGTTAGACAGCAGAGACTGTTGATGGCTTGCTGAcgtgtctctctctaggttaatAGGTCACGACCAACGTCGTTCCGTATTTTCCTCAAAGAATTTCCCCAGACCACATGAAACAACGTGGTTAAAAACAGAGGGCACAAGACGGAGATATCGACATTAACTTCTCAAGCATTACAGAGCCATACGATTACCTAAACATCAGGAGGGGAAAACACAGCAGAGATATCGATAGTAAATAAGACCGTTTTATTTCAACCCAGATCGCCGTGTTAGATTGATCAaggtattattattatcattattaatatGAATGATTAGTTCTCCgggcaggaagagagagtgacGTTGCCGTGGTGACGTGTGTTGAGGTTCTCTGGGGAAGGTAAGCTGGGCAAGTAGAGAGCGCATCAAGGGATTGACAGTGTGTCTCTTAGCTGATGTTGCCTCCCTTCAGTGTTTTACAGGTGATGTGTCCCAGTTTGGTCATCAGGTGTTTGTCCTGCCACTGGGCTACGCACTGTCCTGACACCTTCAGGtctacctggagagagagagacagacagaaaccctCAGTATGCTGACACCTTCAggtccacctggagagagagagagacaccttcaggtccacctggagagtgagagacaccttcaggtccacctggagagagagagagagacagaaaccctCAGTATCCTGACACCTTCAggtccacctggagagagagagacaccttcaggtccacctggagagagagagacaccttcaggtccacctggagagagagagacaccttcaggtccacctggagagagagagagacagcttcaggtccacctggagagagagagacagacagaaccctCAGTATGCTGACACCTTCAggtccacctggagagagagagagagagagagagagacaccttcaggtccacctggagagagagagacaccttcaggtccacctggagagagagagacaccttcaggtccacctggagagagagagagagagagacagcttcaggtccacctggagagagagagacagacagaaaccctCAGTATGCTGACACCTTCAggtccacctggagagagagagagagagacaccttcaggtccacctggagagagagagagagagagacaccttcaggtccacctggagagagagagagagacaccttcaggtccacctggagagagagagagagacagcttcaggtccacctggagagagacagacagaaaccctGAGTATCCTGATATCTTCAggtccacctggagagagagagacagcttcaggtccacctggagagagagagacaccttcaGTATCCTGACACCTTCAggtccacctggagagagagagagagacaccttcaggtccacctggagagagagagagacaccttcaggtccacctggagagagagagagagacaccttcaggtccacctggagagagagagacagcttcaggtccacctggagagagagagagagacaccttcaggtccacctggagagagagagacagcttcaggtccacctggagagagagagacagcttcaggtccacctggagagagagagacaccttcaggtccacctggagagagagacaccttcAGGTCCACCTATTCAggtccacctggagagagagagagacatgacaccttcaggtccacctggagagagagagagacaccttcaggtccacctggagagagagagagacagcttcaggtccacctggagagagagacagcttcaggtccacctggagagagagagagagacaccttcaggtccacctggagagagagagacagacaccttcaggtccacctggagagagagagagacagcttcaggtccacctggagagagagagagagacaccttcaggtccacctggagagagagagagagacaccttcaggtccacctggagagagagagacagcttcaggtccacctggagagagagagagagagagagacaccttcaggtccacctggagagagagagagacagcttcaggtccaactggagagagagagagagacaccttcaggtccacctggagagagagagacaccttcaggtccacctgagagagagagagagacaccttcaggtccacctggagagagagagagacagcttcaggtccacctagagagagagagacagcttcaggtccacctggagagagagagacagcttcaggtccacctggagagagagagagacaccttcaggtccacctggagagagagagacaccttcaGTATCCTGACACCTTCAggtccacctggagagagagagagagacagcttcaggtccacctggagagagagagacagcttcaggtccacctggagagagagagagagacaccttcaggtccacctggagagagagagacaccttcaGTATCCTGACACCTTCAggtccacctggagagagagagagagagagacaccttcaggtccacctggagagagagagacaccttcaggtccacctggagagagagagagacaccttcaggtccacctggagagagagagagacagagagagagagagagacagcttcaggtccacctggagagagagagagacaccttcaggagagagagagacagcttcaggtccacctggagagagagagagacaccttcaggtccacctggagagagagagagagagacaccttcaggtccacctggagagagagagacaccttcaggtccagagagagagagagagacaccttcaggtccacctggagagagagagacaccttcaggtccacctggagagagagagagacaccttcaggtccacctggagagagagagagagacagcttcaggtccacctggagagagagagagacaccttcaggtccacctggagagagagagagagagacaccttcaggtccacctggagagagagagaaacatctaATATACTCTGAAATGGACGTTCACTAGCAAGTAGC
This genomic interval from Oncorhynchus clarkii lewisi isolate Uvic-CL-2024 unplaced genomic scaffold, UVic_Ocla_1.0 unplaced_contig_13900_pilon_pilon, whole genome shotgun sequence contains the following:
- the LOC139396723 gene encoding NHS-like protein 3, with translation MVTGTAGPKGQDEQKRLTVHYTASSSHYQENVFIEGSRPQYLEDLHTEAREGLKILQQEEYHNGVDFQDDQSGLPEQDVSSNHWDGCQESGSTAGNSVTAATSAASSAMSTRPVITRQGSTFKPLNPVKRLEKVKNRSRRTTIMGIPQQVQRELDLHSGSAYQVPSKLPNGSGGQGSDGQPDVVVIPTIDGETPLANHDGAKASREEQLLRHHLQSVYRDDQGFRHHRGLDSRLSSTQRPKSLAVPGTTSSCSVGFPNFLQEALGPVMSISPQATYLSKIIPNAYLPASVDVIQIDRRTSHTNGHNGKGTVHTVSKSSPASVSSASPASSRRSGGDGCYDGGEALSHGDSSSRDNGSTATTRSVTSGSGWSHSQSSEMIKSNSSAISSTKGSFGPANPQTVSLVGQERLQQQPGAGDQDLVSLQSSASWVSSTRVTGTATVQVGPESDLSGSVSAGEMSDVGGDSHRFSRCLSIMKTKLPPAPPRRTNSLHHEEMIKRRLLEMKDLSDSAGGEAAEDTSLVTIEISKELYKEITKSSIPVSNSSAFNSLNGTRSSTASNPLSPTQASPGGRPGSSSSSPQKAPSEGDTFEKTMSPSSGYSTQSGTPTLSLKGICPFASPGKHQKMPVKPERSGSRASSSAASVSSSLNSLSSVTSEHVNQEASKNIPSTPQQASPPPSLRTTEKPPTVAPATPTSCSASMAIRELLNIPPPPNIKAPSPPPPETWAHNRHTFELLCGPCPNVNRLAQLQRQQELKDEADIIIKQKQEPQIEASKESQGSDEKQATVEEVTLMKSESKYIVSKEETEPTLEQVSEVSDRVSQGVESTESQTKEKVSPEMIAERVEASVKVQNQNQNQQQNSSSIVQVKDQEESLETQVSLATIPKKEPPPVMKKSTRRKEPVVQVTTDIQQKSPFDEVTVEEKVESPSESEKCSLQAEVEVVAKEVEVEVVAKEVKVVAKEVEVVAKEVKVVTKEVEGQSATENTTEESPTKPEAFTQTLAMEPPKVDRVSPPASPPPAHHPPPPPSKAPPSLVSTPPPEVEEECEEEIPIVEPCWPPPPPPEEPADSVFDEPDEMDFPPPPPPFMTESLPDVVESCNTVTDVQEASIVALDVEEVTETVNGATVAGATVNGETADLSPIPAQMEMKEDRPEEVILNSNAVPTDETSSEVSESAELQAIPANESTVVSPVQQYKKEAEVKQSAQQSITMQEAITQPTETYPQSHEVLALSEGVPPSLQEAPPPPPMKTALLPPSSISPPSLISVPLPSPVQFEDPMHSEPAVSAPIPPPVNVPPLLPLPFENQPPARRQLSLVNRETRSTEHLSRHNSAPIPKEDANIPLVTPSLLQMVRLRSVNVSEDQMKTPSDNDNNYNKGNPPAHDQSLIPTQTPGSQNTTPQKPIRKSPAIKSTPLSLKSSTPSIIAPSMRLQEAIRMKTAAMSSRDGLLTRFRMPSSTSFPSSSGGEYEMLSPMSPEGGDMLKSPASTASFIFSRSSKKVVIETPVASSSPEMQASLQKNLAAVLMKVSDQSTASTVTNGNAGRTGIPRRVPPPVAKKPVLPALQLATLEKTVFSIVTRGSQSERSTPSPRGTEANEETETVRPAGQKALTEDHNTASKMETSSIAEAPMPL